The proteins below are encoded in one region of Festucalex cinctus isolate MCC-2025b chromosome 2, RoL_Fcin_1.0, whole genome shotgun sequence:
- the prozb gene encoding protein Z, vitamin K-dependent plasma glycoprotein b, translating to MRTSRSGCDDTCRPLGVMALPGMYLLFFIFLACVLQVLSKADVFVQAPAAQSVLQRSKRANHFLVEEILQGNLERECYEERCTFEEAREYFEDNDKTDEFWRTYDNKNHCKPNPCLHGGNCTTKQGGFQCSCSSPHHGLVCQLEEQEDVTSQEDEGRPQKVVAETFPCPTEGPNVCHQLCTATSHAFTCSCVAGFKLHSDGRSCLPEVEFPCGRLPGFPQTATMCHHGNCPWQALLLGSGGMELCAGVLLGPRSVLTAASCLLREPDPQPSNFFVVAGTADTTMSVKAFHIHKRYHVNHHDNDLVFLELTHPLLLGPALRHLCLPAKDFSENILMTSGRVGVAAIMNQHLDQNLVYLSLDECRGRLNVSLPLSNKMFCVTGQAAQTAVPVEKSTANGSSSTSWQCGGLLSAMPLATVERGTAFLTGLLIVPPKGCLGNGLVFTKVSRHLVWIRRHLEAIESREHTNKQSKRN from the exons ATGAGAACTTCACGGTCAGGATGTGACGACACTTGCCGACCACTCGGTGTCATGGCGCTACCTGGAATGTATCTTCTCTTCTTCATCTTCCTAGCATGCGTCCTTCAGGTCCTCAGCAAAGCAGACG TGTTTGTGCAGGCGCCAGCTGCACAAAGCGTTCTCCAGCGTTCCAAACGCGCCAACCACTTCCTGGTGGAGGAGATCCTCCAGGGCAACCTGGAGCGGGAATGTTATGAGGAGCGCTGCACTTTTGAGGAGGCCAGGGAGTACTTTGAAGACAACGACAAGACG GACGAGTTCTGGCGCACTTACGACA atAAGAACCATTGCAAGCCCAACCCCTGCCTTCATGGTGGGAACTGCACTACCAAGCAGGGGGGATTCCAGTGCTCCTGCTCCTCCCCACACCATGGACTCGTATGCCAACTGGAAGAGCAGGAAGACGTCACCAGCCAGGAAGATGAAGGGAGGCCGCAAAAAGTGGTAGCAG AAACGTTCCCGTGTCCCACTGAAGGGCCAAATGTTTGTCATCAGCTGTGCACGGCGACCTCTCACGCCTTCACGTGCTCCTGCGTGGCGGGATTCAAACTGCATAGCGATGGACGAAGCTGCCTGCCTGAAG TGGAGTTTCCCTGTGGAAGACTTCCTGGTTTCCCTCAGACAGCAACAATGTGTCACCATGGAAACTGTCCCTGGCAG GCATTGCTGCTGGGAAGCGGCGGTATGGAGCTTTGCGCCGGCGTTTTGTTGGGTCCGCGGTCCGTCCTGACCGCTGCCAGTTGCCTCCTACGGGAACCCGACCCCCAGCCCTCCAATTTTTTTGTCGTCGCTG GTACCGCCGATACAACAATGTCCGTTAAGGCTTTCCACATCCACAAACGTTACCATGTAAATCACCATGACAACGACCTGGTCTTCCTGGAGCTCACCCACCCATTGCTGCTTGGCCCCGCCCTCCGCCACCTGTGTCTGCCCGCCAAGGACTTCAGTGAAAACATCCTGATGACTTCTGGGCGGGTCGGGGTAGCTGCAATCATGAACCAACACCTGGACCAGAACCTCGTCTACTTGAGTCTGGACGAGTGTCGTGGCCGGCTCAACGTCTCGCTCCCGCTCAGCAATAAAATGTTCTGCGTGACGGGACAGGCGGCACAGACGGCCGTGCCCGTTGAGAAGTCGACGGCGAACGGATCAAGTTCAACATCGTGGCAATGCGGCGGTCTGTTGTCCGCCATGCCACTCGCCACGGTGGAAAGAGGAACCGCGTTTCTCACGGGGCTGCTCATCGTGCCGCCGAAAGGATGTCTGGGGAACGGGCTGGTTTTTACCAAAGTGTCCCGACATCTGGTCTGGATCAGACGACATCTGGAGGCCATCGAGTCGCGcgagcacacaaacaaacagtcaAAAAGAAATTAA